Proteins encoded within one genomic window of Haematobia irritans isolate KBUSLIRL chromosome 5, ASM5000362v1, whole genome shotgun sequence:
- the Pld gene encoding phospholipase D isoform X2 — MDNAITIKTANASSSSNSNHNADNDGDGNNGRLREFPQRHRRSISQLLANRDHYNPPDRLNEGFINNAYQYDELDHNYLYGQFDADIDYTMSSSHQNSYDNNSVDQEGGGGHELCEDREIRCLPEFQFSILESEYDEALNIPDSVTIISAGGDKPVLVERKDGTDDDEYFEDEVELRRLTEIPFTRIYGPSIKFTSFQRKVFMPGIEIKVKIIDVERSVTTHILNPNLYTIELRHGSFVWTIKRRYKHFSTLHQQLSLFRTSLNIPFPMRSHKEKRATIKNAAIQMADECRIKELQKSASFKHTANNVHSTPITSQPQSLPMTPIQNNNLTLSLSMGRGSTRKKRKKRKLPRFPQRPESLVTVESMPLRVNQLEDYLYNLLNISLYRNHHETLNFVEVSHVSFVDGLGIKGKEGAILKRTGSTRPGQAGCNFFGCFQQKCCVRCNYFCSDVVCGKWRSRWFFVKETCFGYVRPSDGVIRAVILFDMGFDVSTGIYQTGMRKGLQILTNNRHIILKCWTRRKCKEWNEYLKQTANSTARDFTAPNPHNSYAPERFDIEAQWFVDGCSYMSMVADALEAATEEIYIADWWLSPEIYMKRPVIDGDYWRLDKILLRKAQEGVKIFVMLYKEVEMALGINSYYSKQKLVSLHENVKVMRHPDHARAGVFFWAHHEKIVVVDQTYAFLGGIDLCYGRWDDYRHRLTDLGSISTASASGSTRRHGGFFNREEVDSAFGSQKSSRNINTEVQKAEQEQVQNEMSEERLDLPTLMPGEKLVIPNMIPVPMSDTLPHEGMKLNTPEMERKNMLQHLKDNAMKKGKVLVNRLTMNEGDKTPDIIKDPKQLVFTAQELEEARKGGLEDPTPFQTEILQDFYGQAKYWFGKDYSNFIMKDWMNLDAPLTDMIDRTTTPRMPWHDVGICVVGAPARDVARHFIQRWNAMKLEKMRDVHSFPYLMPKSYKQIKLNPNITLKRTHRVSCQVLRSVSSWSCGFIEQDLVEQSIHDAYIQTITKAQHYIYIENQFFITMQLGATGALSHVRNQIGEALFKRIVRAHKERKVFRVYIIMPLLPGFEGDVGGSSGNAVRAITHWNYASISRGKSAILVRLKEIGIKNPGEYISFHSLRTISELNNSPITELIYVHSKLLIADDRVVICGSANINDRSMIGKRDSEIAAIITDNEFEDGRMNGKKYPSGVFAGRLRKYLFKEHLGLLDPDSDRMQIDVTDPVIDQFWNGMWRRISSRNTEIYDEVFKCIPNDNIKTFASLRKYQEESPPLCKTDPDVASKRILNIQGSLVDMPLDFLNKEVLTPPGTSKEGLIPTSVWT, encoded by the exons ATGGATAACGCCATCACCATCAAAACCGCCAAcgccagcagcagcagcaacagtaATCATAATGCGGATAATGATGGTGATGGAAATAATGGCCGCCTGCGCGAATTCCCTCAACGTCATCGCCGTAGTATTTCGCAACTTTTAGCTAATAGAG ATCACTACAATCCACCTGATCGGTTAAACGAAGGCTTTATAAATAATGCATACCAGTATGATGAACTAGATCACAACTACCTCTACGGCCAGTTTGATGCTGACATCGATTACACCATGTCGAGTTCACATCAGAATTCCTATGACAATAATTCAGTCGATCAGGAGGGAGGCGGCGGACATGAGCTATGTGAGGATCGTGAAATAAGATGTCTGCCAGAATTTCAATTCTCCATTCTGGAATCGGAGTATGATGAAGCTCTGAATATACCCGATTCGGTGACTATCATTTCAGCTGGAGGAGATAAACCGGTTTTGGTGGAGCGCAAAGATGGTACCGATGATGATGAATATTTTGAAGATGAAGTGGAATTGAGACGTCTTACCGAAATACCATTCACACGGATCTATGGTCCAAGTATTAAATTCACCTCATTTCAGCGGAAGGTATTTATGCCTGGTATTGAGATAAAGGTGAAAATCATCGATGTGGAGAGAAGTGTGACCACCCATATACTTAATCCCAATTT ATACACCATTGAGTTGAGACATGGCTCTTTTGTGTGGACCATTAAAAGACGCTATAAACATTTTAGTACTCTCCACCAACAATTGAGCCTATTCCGTACTTCCTTGAACATTCCGTTCCCTATGCGTAGTCACAAAGAAAAACGAGCCACCATAAAAAATGCTGCTATCCAAATGGCCGATGAGTGTAGAATTAAGGAGCTACAAAAGTCGGCCAGTTTTAAGCACACAGCTAACAATGTCCATTCTACTCCTATAACCAGTCAACCTCAATCCCTGCCCATGACACCCATACAGAATAACAACCTAACGCTATCCTTGAGCATGGGAAGGGGAAGTACTCGTAAGAAAAGGAAAAAACGTAAGCTACCGCGATTTCCCCAAAGACCGGAGTCTTTGGTCACTGTGGAGTCCATGCCATTGCGGGTAAATCAATTGGAGGATTATCTTTATAATTTATTGAACATAAGTCTGTATAGGAATCATCATGAGACG CTTAATTTTGTTGAAGTGTCGCATGTGTCATTTGTTGATGGCCTAGGTATTAAAGGCAAAGAAGGTGCAATACTTAAACGTACTGGTTCCACACGTCCTGGTCAAGCGGGTTGCAATTTCTTTGGATGTTTCCAACAGAAATGCTGTGTCCGCTGTAATTATTTCTGCTCCGATGTTGTCTGTGGCAAATGGCGCAGTCGTTGGTTCTTTGTCAAAGAAACCTGTTTCGGTTATGTCCGTCCTTCGGATGGAGTCATAAGAGCTGTGATATTATTTGATATGGGATTCGATGTCTCCACAGGCATATATCAAACGGGTATGCGTAAGGGACTGCAGATATTGACCAATAATAGGCACATTATCCTCAAATGTTGGACTCGAAGAAAATGCAAAGAATGGAACGAATATCTCAAACAAACTGCCAATAGTACAGCCAGAGATTTCACAGCTCCCAATCCTCATAACTCTTATGCGCCCGAAAGATTCGACATAGAGGCCCAATGGTTCGTAGATGGTTGTTCCTATATGTCGATGGTGGCTGATGCCTTAGAGGCAGCTACAGAAGAAATCTACATAGCCGATTGGTGGTTAAGCCCTGAGATCTATATGAAGAGACCGGTTATTGATGGTGATTATTGGCGTTTGGATAAGATCCTTTTGCGTAAGGCCCAAGAGGGAGTTAAGATATTTGTGATGCTCTATAAAGAAGTCGAGATGGCTTTGGGTATTAACAGCTACTAtagcaagcaaaaattggtcagttTACATGAGAATGTGAAG GTTATGCGCCATCCTGACCATGCTCGAGCCGGAGTATTCTTTTGGGCccatcatgaaaaaattgtggTTGTGGATCAAACCTATGCCTTTTTGGGAGGCATTGATCTATGCTATGGCCGTTGGGACGATTATCGTCATCGTCTTACAGATTTGGGTAGCATATCCACGGCTTCAGCTTCAGGCAGTACTCGAAGgcatggtggatttttcaatagggAAGAAGTGGACTCTGCTTTTGGATCACAAAAATCCTCACGAAACATAAACACCGAGGTGCAGAAGGCAGAACAGGAGCAGGTTCAAAACGAAATGAGCGAAGAACGTTTGGATTTGCCCACCCTCATGCCTGGAGAGAAACTAGTGATTCCCAATATGATTCCGGTCCCCATGTCCGATACTCTACCTCACGAGGGCATGAAATTGAATACCCCCGAAATGGAACGTAAGAATATGCTGCAACACCTCAAGGACAATGCCATGAAAAAGGGCAAGGTGTTGGTTAATCGTCTAACCATGAATGAGGGTGACAAAACCCCGGATATCATTAAAGATCCCAAGCAGCTGGTATTCACTGCCCAAGAGCTGGAAGAGGCACGCAAGGGTGGTCTAGAAGATCCCACACCTTTTCAAACAGAGATTCTTCAAGACTTCTATGGTCAAGCCAAATATTGGTTTGGCAAGGATTATTCCAATTTCATCATGAAGGATTGGATGAATCTTGATGCTCCCCTGACGGATATGATAGATCGCACGACAACGCCCCGTATGCCTTGGCATGATGTGGGCATTTGTGTAGTTGGTGCCCCGGCTCGTGATGTAGCCCGACATTTTATACAACGATGGAATGCTATGAAATTGGAGAAAATGCGAGATGTCCATTCGTTTCCCTATCTAATGCCAAAGAGTTATaaacaaatcaaattaaatccAAATATTACGCTCAAGCGTACCCATAGAGTATCATGTCAGGTATTGCGTAGCGTCTCATCATGGAGTTGTGGTTTCATCGAGCAGGATCTGGTGGAACAGAGTATTCATGATGCCTATATACAGACCATAACAAAGGCTCAGCATTACATTTACATTGAGAATCAATTTTTCATTACAATGCAATTGGGTGCAACGGGAGCATTGAGTCATGTACGAAATCAAATCGGAGAGGCTTTGTTCAAGAGGATCGTTAGAGCCCACAA GGAACGTAAAGTATTTCGTGTTTATATAATTATGCCCCTATTACCCGGATTTGAGGGCGATGTTGGAGGTAGCAGTGGTAATGCAGTACGAGCTATTACCCATTGGAATTATGCTTCCATATCAAG AGGTAAATCTGCTATATTGGTACGCCTCAAAGAGATCGGAATCAAAAATCCCGGAGAATATATATCATTCCATTCTTTACGTACAATATCAGAGCTAAATAATTCACCCATAACCGAATTGATTTATGTCCATTCGAAACTTTTAATAGCCGATGATCGTGTTGTGATTTGTGGTTCGGCTAATATCAATGATCGAT CTATGATTGGGAAACGAGATTCTGAAATAGCAGCCATTATTACGGACAATGAATTCGAAGATGGTCGTatgaatggaaaaaaatatcctAGTGGCGTGTTTGCAGGCCGCCTAAGGAAATATCTTTTCAAAGAACATTTGG GTCTCTTAGATCCCGATTCTGATCGCATGCAAATTGATGTTACCGATCCTGTGATCGATCAATTCTGGAATGGCATGTGGAGGCGTATATCTTCACGAAATACCGAAATCTACGATGAGGTTTTCAAATGTATACCCAATGATAATATCAAAACCTTTGCCAGCCTAAGAAAATATCAAGAGGAAAGTCCACCTCTATGTAAAACTGATCCCGACGTGGCTTCAAAAAGGATATTGAATATTCAG GGATCCCTGGTTGATATGCCATTGGACTTTCTTAACAAAGAAGTTCTGACACCTCCTGGTACCAGTAAAGAAGGTTTGATACCTACTTCAGTGTGGACTTAG
- the Pld gene encoding phospholipase D isoform X1, whose amino-acid sequence MDNAITIKTANASSSSNSNHNADNDGDGNNGRLREFPQRHRRSISQLLANREDHYNPPDRLNEGFINNAYQYDELDHNYLYGQFDADIDYTMSSSHQNSYDNNSVDQEGGGGHELCEDREIRCLPEFQFSILESEYDEALNIPDSVTIISAGGDKPVLVERKDGTDDDEYFEDEVELRRLTEIPFTRIYGPSIKFTSFQRKVFMPGIEIKVKIIDVERSVTTHILNPNLYTIELRHGSFVWTIKRRYKHFSTLHQQLSLFRTSLNIPFPMRSHKEKRATIKNAAIQMADECRIKELQKSASFKHTANNVHSTPITSQPQSLPMTPIQNNNLTLSLSMGRGSTRKKRKKRKLPRFPQRPESLVTVESMPLRVNQLEDYLYNLLNISLYRNHHETLNFVEVSHVSFVDGLGIKGKEGAILKRTGSTRPGQAGCNFFGCFQQKCCVRCNYFCSDVVCGKWRSRWFFVKETCFGYVRPSDGVIRAVILFDMGFDVSTGIYQTGMRKGLQILTNNRHIILKCWTRRKCKEWNEYLKQTANSTARDFTAPNPHNSYAPERFDIEAQWFVDGCSYMSMVADALEAATEEIYIADWWLSPEIYMKRPVIDGDYWRLDKILLRKAQEGVKIFVMLYKEVEMALGINSYYSKQKLVSLHENVKVMRHPDHARAGVFFWAHHEKIVVVDQTYAFLGGIDLCYGRWDDYRHRLTDLGSISTASASGSTRRHGGFFNREEVDSAFGSQKSSRNINTEVQKAEQEQVQNEMSEERLDLPTLMPGEKLVIPNMIPVPMSDTLPHEGMKLNTPEMERKNMLQHLKDNAMKKGKVLVNRLTMNEGDKTPDIIKDPKQLVFTAQELEEARKGGLEDPTPFQTEILQDFYGQAKYWFGKDYSNFIMKDWMNLDAPLTDMIDRTTTPRMPWHDVGICVVGAPARDVARHFIQRWNAMKLEKMRDVHSFPYLMPKSYKQIKLNPNITLKRTHRVSCQVLRSVSSWSCGFIEQDLVEQSIHDAYIQTITKAQHYIYIENQFFITMQLGATGALSHVRNQIGEALFKRIVRAHKERKVFRVYIIMPLLPGFEGDVGGSSGNAVRAITHWNYASISRGKSAILVRLKEIGIKNPGEYISFHSLRTISELNNSPITELIYVHSKLLIADDRVVICGSANINDRSMIGKRDSEIAAIITDNEFEDGRMNGKKYPSGVFAGRLRKYLFKEHLGLLDPDSDRMQIDVTDPVIDQFWNGMWRRISSRNTEIYDEVFKCIPNDNIKTFASLRKYQEESPPLCKTDPDVASKRILNIQGSLVDMPLDFLNKEVLTPPGTSKEGLIPTSVWT is encoded by the exons ATGGATAACGCCATCACCATCAAAACCGCCAAcgccagcagcagcagcaacagtaATCATAATGCGGATAATGATGGTGATGGAAATAATGGCCGCCTGCGCGAATTCCCTCAACGTCATCGCCGTAGTATTTCGCAACTTTTAGCTAATAGAG AAGATCACTACAATCCACCTGATCGGTTAAACGAAGGCTTTATAAATAATGCATACCAGTATGATGAACTAGATCACAACTACCTCTACGGCCAGTTTGATGCTGACATCGATTACACCATGTCGAGTTCACATCAGAATTCCTATGACAATAATTCAGTCGATCAGGAGGGAGGCGGCGGACATGAGCTATGTGAGGATCGTGAAATAAGATGTCTGCCAGAATTTCAATTCTCCATTCTGGAATCGGAGTATGATGAAGCTCTGAATATACCCGATTCGGTGACTATCATTTCAGCTGGAGGAGATAAACCGGTTTTGGTGGAGCGCAAAGATGGTACCGATGATGATGAATATTTTGAAGATGAAGTGGAATTGAGACGTCTTACCGAAATACCATTCACACGGATCTATGGTCCAAGTATTAAATTCACCTCATTTCAGCGGAAGGTATTTATGCCTGGTATTGAGATAAAGGTGAAAATCATCGATGTGGAGAGAAGTGTGACCACCCATATACTTAATCCCAATTT ATACACCATTGAGTTGAGACATGGCTCTTTTGTGTGGACCATTAAAAGACGCTATAAACATTTTAGTACTCTCCACCAACAATTGAGCCTATTCCGTACTTCCTTGAACATTCCGTTCCCTATGCGTAGTCACAAAGAAAAACGAGCCACCATAAAAAATGCTGCTATCCAAATGGCCGATGAGTGTAGAATTAAGGAGCTACAAAAGTCGGCCAGTTTTAAGCACACAGCTAACAATGTCCATTCTACTCCTATAACCAGTCAACCTCAATCCCTGCCCATGACACCCATACAGAATAACAACCTAACGCTATCCTTGAGCATGGGAAGGGGAAGTACTCGTAAGAAAAGGAAAAAACGTAAGCTACCGCGATTTCCCCAAAGACCGGAGTCTTTGGTCACTGTGGAGTCCATGCCATTGCGGGTAAATCAATTGGAGGATTATCTTTATAATTTATTGAACATAAGTCTGTATAGGAATCATCATGAGACG CTTAATTTTGTTGAAGTGTCGCATGTGTCATTTGTTGATGGCCTAGGTATTAAAGGCAAAGAAGGTGCAATACTTAAACGTACTGGTTCCACACGTCCTGGTCAAGCGGGTTGCAATTTCTTTGGATGTTTCCAACAGAAATGCTGTGTCCGCTGTAATTATTTCTGCTCCGATGTTGTCTGTGGCAAATGGCGCAGTCGTTGGTTCTTTGTCAAAGAAACCTGTTTCGGTTATGTCCGTCCTTCGGATGGAGTCATAAGAGCTGTGATATTATTTGATATGGGATTCGATGTCTCCACAGGCATATATCAAACGGGTATGCGTAAGGGACTGCAGATATTGACCAATAATAGGCACATTATCCTCAAATGTTGGACTCGAAGAAAATGCAAAGAATGGAACGAATATCTCAAACAAACTGCCAATAGTACAGCCAGAGATTTCACAGCTCCCAATCCTCATAACTCTTATGCGCCCGAAAGATTCGACATAGAGGCCCAATGGTTCGTAGATGGTTGTTCCTATATGTCGATGGTGGCTGATGCCTTAGAGGCAGCTACAGAAGAAATCTACATAGCCGATTGGTGGTTAAGCCCTGAGATCTATATGAAGAGACCGGTTATTGATGGTGATTATTGGCGTTTGGATAAGATCCTTTTGCGTAAGGCCCAAGAGGGAGTTAAGATATTTGTGATGCTCTATAAAGAAGTCGAGATGGCTTTGGGTATTAACAGCTACTAtagcaagcaaaaattggtcagttTACATGAGAATGTGAAG GTTATGCGCCATCCTGACCATGCTCGAGCCGGAGTATTCTTTTGGGCccatcatgaaaaaattgtggTTGTGGATCAAACCTATGCCTTTTTGGGAGGCATTGATCTATGCTATGGCCGTTGGGACGATTATCGTCATCGTCTTACAGATTTGGGTAGCATATCCACGGCTTCAGCTTCAGGCAGTACTCGAAGgcatggtggatttttcaatagggAAGAAGTGGACTCTGCTTTTGGATCACAAAAATCCTCACGAAACATAAACACCGAGGTGCAGAAGGCAGAACAGGAGCAGGTTCAAAACGAAATGAGCGAAGAACGTTTGGATTTGCCCACCCTCATGCCTGGAGAGAAACTAGTGATTCCCAATATGATTCCGGTCCCCATGTCCGATACTCTACCTCACGAGGGCATGAAATTGAATACCCCCGAAATGGAACGTAAGAATATGCTGCAACACCTCAAGGACAATGCCATGAAAAAGGGCAAGGTGTTGGTTAATCGTCTAACCATGAATGAGGGTGACAAAACCCCGGATATCATTAAAGATCCCAAGCAGCTGGTATTCACTGCCCAAGAGCTGGAAGAGGCACGCAAGGGTGGTCTAGAAGATCCCACACCTTTTCAAACAGAGATTCTTCAAGACTTCTATGGTCAAGCCAAATATTGGTTTGGCAAGGATTATTCCAATTTCATCATGAAGGATTGGATGAATCTTGATGCTCCCCTGACGGATATGATAGATCGCACGACAACGCCCCGTATGCCTTGGCATGATGTGGGCATTTGTGTAGTTGGTGCCCCGGCTCGTGATGTAGCCCGACATTTTATACAACGATGGAATGCTATGAAATTGGAGAAAATGCGAGATGTCCATTCGTTTCCCTATCTAATGCCAAAGAGTTATaaacaaatcaaattaaatccAAATATTACGCTCAAGCGTACCCATAGAGTATCATGTCAGGTATTGCGTAGCGTCTCATCATGGAGTTGTGGTTTCATCGAGCAGGATCTGGTGGAACAGAGTATTCATGATGCCTATATACAGACCATAACAAAGGCTCAGCATTACATTTACATTGAGAATCAATTTTTCATTACAATGCAATTGGGTGCAACGGGAGCATTGAGTCATGTACGAAATCAAATCGGAGAGGCTTTGTTCAAGAGGATCGTTAGAGCCCACAA GGAACGTAAAGTATTTCGTGTTTATATAATTATGCCCCTATTACCCGGATTTGAGGGCGATGTTGGAGGTAGCAGTGGTAATGCAGTACGAGCTATTACCCATTGGAATTATGCTTCCATATCAAG AGGTAAATCTGCTATATTGGTACGCCTCAAAGAGATCGGAATCAAAAATCCCGGAGAATATATATCATTCCATTCTTTACGTACAATATCAGAGCTAAATAATTCACCCATAACCGAATTGATTTATGTCCATTCGAAACTTTTAATAGCCGATGATCGTGTTGTGATTTGTGGTTCGGCTAATATCAATGATCGAT CTATGATTGGGAAACGAGATTCTGAAATAGCAGCCATTATTACGGACAATGAATTCGAAGATGGTCGTatgaatggaaaaaaatatcctAGTGGCGTGTTTGCAGGCCGCCTAAGGAAATATCTTTTCAAAGAACATTTGG GTCTCTTAGATCCCGATTCTGATCGCATGCAAATTGATGTTACCGATCCTGTGATCGATCAATTCTGGAATGGCATGTGGAGGCGTATATCTTCACGAAATACCGAAATCTACGATGAGGTTTTCAAATGTATACCCAATGATAATATCAAAACCTTTGCCAGCCTAAGAAAATATCAAGAGGAAAGTCCACCTCTATGTAAAACTGATCCCGACGTGGCTTCAAAAAGGATATTGAATATTCAG GGATCCCTGGTTGATATGCCATTGGACTTTCTTAACAAAGAAGTTCTGACACCTCCTGGTACCAGTAAAGAAGGTTTGATACCTACTTCAGTGTGGACTTAG